The DNA region atcaaattaataGATTGTATGTAAATGAAATTGAACCAGCATCTCCACATTAggatcaatttaaataaattttcatataattattgttaaattagaaaatatataAGAAGTTCACGTTGAGCTACAATAAAAAAGTAAGATTTGTAAGGAATCTTAGATATAAAAGTAGTTTCCATGTTGAGCAGAGAAGGAGAGTTATATTAACTTTGTTTATGCTGAGAATGATAGAGAAGCGGTTATAACTGCAAGAGAAGGAATGTAGGATGGCAGCTTATTTGCTATTTATAAGGACGCCTATATATAGCTATACACAAAGTGTGTATAAATACACACCCGCATGATTGCAGCCGGCGACAAATATCCTCGGTGAAGATCTCACCGGGAAAGAGAGAGCTCGTGTTTCCTTTTTCCGGTGTAGATCGATTGATCATGACAGTCGTGACGATTGCGTGGTGAGATAGAAATTGCGGAATGACGATTTTGCCGAAACAATTTTCAGCGGCTTGCGACTGTTACAAGAAGAGGAAGGTGGTCGCGAATTGCGATGCAGCATTGATCAATTTCGAGGAGCTGCCCGAGTATATGAAGGATAACGAATTCATCCGGAATTATTACAGATGCGAATGGCAGTTGAAGGATGTTGCTCTCAGCGTTTTCTCTCTGCACAATGAATCCCTCAACATTTGGACGTCAGTGCTTCTTCCATTTTTGTTGTTGATTTCGTATCGGTTAATTCACAAGCTTCGGAAAATGGTATTTGCAGGCATTTAGTCGGATTTTTGATATTCTCAAAGATGATGATAATGAGTTTGAACGAAAAAACGAGCCTCGGAAACGTTATGGCGGTCTTCTTCGGAAGCGGAAGTGATGGATGGTTGTCAATGATAACTGTCAGCTCTCTCTTGAATCTCTCTCTTGATTCTCTCTGAAGAATGTATTTGAAGAAAAATATGTGGTTGTTGCAGGATTCCTACATAGGAAAGGTAGCTGGATTAGGAAGCTTGCATACACAACAAGAGCATGCCACTTCAGTTCCTATATGGCCATGGCTGATTTTCTTGAGTGGAGCAATGATCTGCTTGATTTTCAGCTCAGTTTCCCACCTCTTCAGCTGCCATTCCCGGCGCTTCCACTACTTCTTCTGGCGGCTCGACTACACAGGCATCTCCCTCATGATAGTCTGCTCCTTCTTCACCCCAATCTTCTACATCTTCGCAGACCAACCATACTGGCGCTTCTTCTACATCTCCTCGGCCACCTTACTTGGCGCTGCTGTAATTGTGACCCTGCTCGCCCCCTCCCTCTCGACTGGACGTACCAGGTCTTTCAGGGCAACCCTCTTCCTCTGCATGGGGTTCTCGGGTGTGGTCCCAGCCACCCACGCTGTGATCCTCCACTGGGATCAGCCGCAGATACGTGTGTCCCTCATGTACGAGGTCGTCATGGGGCTCATGTACGGAGCTGGAGCCCTTATCTACATCACTCGGAttcctgagagatggaagcccGGTGCGTTTGATATTGTTGGCCATAGTCATCAGATCTTCCATGTTTTCGTTGTCGCTGCTGCACTTGCTCACTGCGCTGCCAGCCTCATGATCATGGACTGGCGGCGCAGCTTGCCGCCCTGAGTTTCTTGCTTCTTCTCTCGCTTAGTTTTTCTACATGTTAGATATAGGCAAATGAGAATGATGAGCCACTCAGTGTAACATTAGTCAATTAATGGCTCTTCAAAAGTAAATAGATATTCAGCAGAAAAAGTCGCCTGTTATTTAAGCTTACTCACATATAAACGTATCTGAAAAATGAGCAGAATACGAATCTATGTCCATTTATTACAGAGGATTTAGTGTCACGTCAAAACTTGACTATCACAAAACGGCACAAGTTAGCGCGTATTGAACCGATCAGCAGGTACAAAGCAGTTCCTGTCGATTCCAACTGCGTGGTGAAGTATTTGAGCTGTCGGCAAATTGCTGCATCAGTTCTTGAAGATCCAACCTCTCTGTTGCTTTGCCTGACTTGATGACTTTTCACCAAACGAGCTAGAACAATTCTGGTTTCATACAGAACTAAACATTCCCTGATTAAGAAGAGACTTGCCTACAAAAACATCATTGTATTCACCCCAAGATTTGATTGTCTTTCTTTCTACATCCACCAATGTCAGTGCTCTTACCATCTGGAGGAATGGCATTAGGAGATTCTGCATCTGCGTCGGTACACTCTCCTCCATGTTCACAGTCATTATTCTTTACTGTCTGTTCAGAACGAGTTTTTTCATCAATATTTTCCTGTACTTCAGTTGTTTCCAAGGGGATTATAGTTGAGTCTGTCGATGATTCAGGTACATTCCCGTCTGCCACGGCATGATGACTCACTTCTTCATCAACTTCAGTATTCTCTTCTGCGGGATAATCTGTTGGATCAACTGAAGGTACTGGGAGTCCATCTTGAGTTTCAGGCATACCATTTGGTAATGGT from Salvia splendens isolate huo1 chromosome 9, SspV2, whole genome shotgun sequence includes:
- the LOC121746593 gene encoding heptahelical transmembrane protein 2-like, with amino-acid sequence MTILPKQFSAACDCYKKRKVVANCDAALINFEELPEYMKDNEFIRNYYRCEWQLKDVALSVFSLHNESLNIWTHLVGFLIFSKMMIMSLNEKTSLGNVMAVFFGSGSDGWLSMITDSYIGKVAGLGSLHTQQEHATSVPIWPWLIFLSGAMICLIFSSVSHLFSCHSRRFHYFFWRLDYTGISLMIVCSFFTPIFYIFADQPYWRFFYISSATLLGAAVIVTLLAPSLSTGRTRSFRATLFLCMGFSGVVPATHAVILHWDQPQIRVSLMYEVVMGLMYGAGALIYITRIPERWKPGAFDIVGHSHQIFHVFVVAAALAHCAASLMIMDWRRSLPP